In Haematobia irritans isolate KBUSLIRL chromosome 1, ASM5000362v1, whole genome shotgun sequence, a genomic segment contains:
- the LOC142222571 gene encoding putative inorganic phosphate cotransporter produces MLQRLVLAVMAFLAIVNAYTMRISLSIVITELVVKRNHTKENIGTAVCAAQDDGLDPDTSHGGDYEWSEELQGFILSSFYIGYIITHLPGGLLAEKFGGKWTLSLGILSTAIFTIFTPLAINLGGSTGLIALRILMGLGEGTTFPALSVLLSRWVPINERGKLGALVLGGGQIGTILANSISGFLLASFEWPVVFYLFGGISVLWFIIFTLICSSDPSSHPFISASEREYLERELSSVTRSSDLPPTPWKAIFTSMPMIALVCAQIGHDWGFYIMVSDLPKYMADVMQFSIKANGVYSSLPYVMMWIVSISSGFVGDWLMSSGILSITNTRKVMTAIAAFGPAIFMVAASYAGCNRLAVVVLFTLCLGFMGTYYAGMKLGPLDMSPNYAGTLMAITNGIGAMTGVITPYLVGVMTPNATLLEWRAVFWLAFTVLSGTAVIYCVWASGEVQPFNNPETLRENEERGKRN; encoded by the exons ATGCTGCAACGTTTGGTGTTAGCAGTTATGGCCTTTTTGGCCATAGTGAATGCCTATACAATGCGCATTAGCCTGTCCATAGTTATCACAGAATTGGTGGTCAAACGAAATCatactaaagaaaatattggaaCAGCAGTTTGTGCGGCCCAAGATGATGGTCTAGATCCGGATACTTCG cATGGTGGCGATTATGAATGGTCGGAGGAATTGCAAGGATTTATTTTGTCATCGTTTTACATTGGCTATATTATAACGCATCTACCTGGCGGCCTATTAGCCGAAAAATTCGGTGGCAAATGGACTTTAAGTTTGGGTATTCTATCAACGGCAATCTTTACAATCTTCACTCCATTGGCTATTAATCTGGGCGGTTCGACCGGTTTGATCGCCTTGCGTATTCTAATGGGCTTGGGAGAAGGTACAACTTTCCCGGCATTAAGTGTTCTATTGTCACGTTGGGTACCCATTAACGAGCGAGGCAAATTGGGAGCCCTTGTCTTGGGTGGTGGTCAGATTGGCACCATTTTGGCCAACTCAATATCTGGTTTTTTATTGGCTTCATTTGAATGGCCAGTGGTTTTCTATTTGTTTGGTGGCATAAGTGTTTTGTGGTTCATCATTTTT acCTTAATATGCTCTAGTGACCCCTCATCCCATCCTTTTATTAGTGCCAGTGAACGTGAATATCTGGAGAGGGAGTTGAGCTCTGTAACACGCAGTTCGGATTTACCACCCACACCATGGAAAGCCATTTTCACTAGTATGCCTATGATTGCTTTGGTTTGTGCCCAAATCGGTCATGATTGGGGTTTCTATATTATGGTCTCCGATTTACCCAAATATATGGCCGATGTAATGCAATTTTCGATAAAAGCTAATGGAGTATATTCATCATTACCCTACGTAATGATGTGGATTGTTTCCATCTCATCTGGATTTGTAGGCGATTGGTTGATGTCCAGTGGAATTTTGAGTATCACTAACACACGCAAGGTGATGACGGCTATAG ctGCTTTTGGTCCTGCTATCTTCATGGTAGCTGCTTCCTATGCAGGATGTAATCGCCTGGCTGTCGTTGTTCTATTTACTCTGTGTTTGGGTTTCATGGGTACATACTATGCTGGCATGAAATTGGGTCCATTGGATATGAGTCCAAATTATGCAGGAACTTTAATGGCAATAACAAATGGCATTGGAGCAATGACTGGAGTAATTACCCCGTACTTGGTTGGAGTTATGACACCAAAT GCAACTTTATTGGAATGGCGTGCTGTATTCTGGCTAGCTTTTACTGTTCTCAGTGGAACAGCTGTCATCTATTGTGTATGGGCTTCGGGTGAAGTTCAGCCTTTTAATAATCCGGAAACATTACGTGAAAATGAAGAGCGTggtaaaagaaattaa